The following coding sequences lie in one Maylandia zebra isolate NMK-2024a linkage group LG14, Mzebra_GT3a, whole genome shotgun sequence genomic window:
- the LOC106674939 gene encoding extracellular calcium-sensing receptor-like, whose protein sequence is MPEPVRCKGSINADELQLSHAMVFAIEEINNNTELLPGIRLGYQIYDSCASVSMTVHLAFQFLNSLDLVFHTGKNCSQSGMVMAVVGESGSTPSISMSRIISPFNIPQVSPSATCACLSDKQQYPSFFRTIPSDQFQAGALAKLVKQFGWTWIGAVRSDTDYGNNGMASFLEAAKKEGICVEYSVSFYRTHPHSRIQKVADVIRRSTSMVVVAFAPSGDMRILLAELSREPFPPRQWIGSESWVTNPGLRKYSFLAGTIGFGIQKSVIPGFRNFLLNLSFAQVAVSPLLTEFWEDSFNCTIKESNSAGKKVCNGTEDIKTLQTPYTDTSQLRISNMVYKAVYAIAHAIHNALCQGRNVTAQCDKLTKLQSKQILTELKKVNFSRNGYDVSFDTNGDPVAIYELVNWQKTMAGITDIVTVGLYDASLPEGQEFQINKNIIWMEGSTKVPVSVCSGSCPPGTRKVLQKGKPICCYDCTACPEGEISNTTDSADCLPCHMEFQPNAKRDTCIPKPIEFLSFQDILGIILATFSVLGACLTIITTAIFLRHRTSPIVRANNSELSFLLLISLTLCFLCSITFIGAPSEWSCMLRHTAFGITFVLCISCVLGKTIVVLMAFKARLPGSNVMKWFGPPQQRMTVMSFTFIQVLICTIWLVLSPPFPIKNLTAYKQKIILECALGSAVGFWAVLGYIGLLASFCFVLAVLARKLPDNFNEAKLITFSMLIFCAVWITFIPAYVSSPGKFTVVVEIFAILASSFGLIMCIFAPKCFIILFKPEKNTKKYLMCKN, encoded by the exons ATGCCTGAGCCAGTAAGATGCAAAGGGAG cataAATGCCGATGAGCTGCAGTTGTCACATGCAATGGTCTTTGCCATAGAAGAGATTAACAACAATACAGAGCTGCTGCCCGGAATCAGGCTTGGGTATCAGATCTATGACTCATGTGCATCAGTTTCCATGACAGTGCATTTGGCATTTCAGTTTTTGAATAGCTTGGACCTTGTGTTTCACACTGGCAAAAACTGCTCCCAGTCAGGTATGGTGATGGCTGTTGTTGGTGAGTCTGGGTCTACGCCATCCATCAGCATGTCACGGATCATCAGTCCCTTTAACATTCCTCAA GTGAGCCCCTCTGCCACATGTGCATGCTTGTCTGACAAGCAGCAGTACCCAAGTTTTTTCAGAACAATCCCCAGTGACCAGTTTCAAGCTGGTGCGCTAGCTAAGCTGGTAAAACAGTTTGGCTGGACTTGGATAGGTGCTGTACGATCAGATACAGATTATGGAAATAACGGCATGGCATCTTTTCTAgaagcagcaaagaaagaggGGATTTGTGTGGAATACTCTGTATCTTTCTATCGGACCCACCCACATAGCAGGATTCAGAAAGTAGCAGATGTTATCCGCAG ATCTACATCTATGGTAGTGGTGGCATTTGCACCATCTGGAGACATGAGGATCCTGCTGGCAGAACTTTCACGTGAGCCTTTTCCACCTCGACAATGGATAGGCAGTGAGTCATGGGTGACCAACCCGGGATTAAGGAAGTACAGTTTTCTCGCTGGGACCATTGGATTTGGAATTCAGAAATCTGTAATCCCAGGTttcagaaacttcctgttgaaTCTCTCTTTTGCTCAAGTGGCTGTATCACCATTGCTTACTGAGTTCTGGGAGGATTCCTTCAACTGCACAATAAAAGAAA gtaattctgcaggaaagaaaGTATGTAATGGAACTGAAGATATAAAGACTCTCCAAACCCCGTACACTGATACATCTCAGCTTAGAATTAGTAACATGGTGTACAAGGCTGTGTATGCAATTGCACATGCCATTCATAATGCATTATGTCAGGGAAGAAATGTCACAGCTCAGTGTGACAAACTAACCAAATTACAGTCCAAGCAG ATTCTAACTGAGCTGAAGAAAGTAAATTTTTCCCGAAATGGATATGATGTGTCATTCGATACTAATGGGGATCCTGTGGCTATTTATGAGTTGGTTAACTGGCAGAAAACTATGGCTGGCATAACTGACATAGTGACTGTAGGGCTGTATGATGCATCACTGCCAGAGGGCCAGGAGTTCCAGATTAACAAAAACATCATCTGGATGGAGGGCAGCACGAAA GTGCCAGTGTCAGTGTGCAGTGGGAGTTGTCCTCCAGGAACTCGTAAAGTGCTGCAAAAAGGAAAACCCATTTGCTGCTATGACTGTACCGCATGTCCTGAGGGAGAGATTAGTAATACTACAG ATTCTGCTGATTGTTTACCCTGCCACATGGAATTCCAGCCTAATGCAAAGAGAGACACTTGTATTCCTAAACCCAtagagtttctttcttttcaagaCATCCTAGGAATCATCCTGGCTACATTCTCAGTTCTTGGTGCTTGTCTGACTATTATCACAACTGCTATATTCTTACGTCACAGGACATCTCCAATTGTCCGAGCCAACAACTCTGAGCTGAGCTTCCTGCTGCTCATCTCACTGACTCTGTGTTTCTTATGTTCAATAACTTTCATTGGAGCGCCATCTGAGTGGTCCTGCATGCTGCGCCACACTGCATTTGGCATAACCTTTGTACTCTGTATCTCCTGTGTACTTGGGAAAACTATAGTGGTTTTAATGGCTTTTAAAGCCAGACTTCCAGGTAGTAATGTGATGAAATGGTTTGGTCCTCCACAACAAAGAATGACTGTTATGTCTTTCACCTTTATTCAAGTTTTAATATGTACGATTTGGTTGGTACTTAGCCCTCCATTCCCAATAAAAAATCTAACCGCATACAAGCAGAAAATCATCCTGGAATGTGCATTAGGCTCTGCTGTTGGCTTCTGGGCTGTGCTCGGTTACATTGGCCTACTTGCttccttttgctttgttttagctgttttagCCCGCAAGTTACCTGATAATTTCAATGAAGCCAAGCTTATCACCTTCAGCATGCTGATATTCTGTGCAGTGTGGATCACCTTTATCCCAGCATATGTCAGCTCTCCTGGAAAGTTCAC
- the LOC112435934 gene encoding extracellular calcium-sensing receptor-like gives MPEPVRCKGSINADELQLSHAMVFAIEEINNNTELLPGIRLGYQIYDSCASVSMTVHLAFQFLNNLDLVFHTGKNCSQSGMVMAVVGESGSTPSISMSRIISPFNIPQVSPSATCTCLSNKQQYPSFFRTIPSDQFQAAALAKLIKHFDWTWIGAVRSDSDYGNNGIASFLEAAQREGICVEYSLSFYRTHPHSRIQKVADVIRRSKAVVVVAFASSGDMKILFEELSREPFPPRQWIGSESWVTNPGLRKYSFLAGTIGFGIQKSVIPGFRNFLLNLSFAQVAVSPLLTEFWEDSFNCTIKESNSAGKKVCNGTEDIKTLQTPYTDTSQLRISNMVYKAVYAIAHAIHNALCQGRNVTAQCDKLTKLQSKQILTELKKVNFSRNGYDVSFDTNGDPVAIYELVNWQKTMAGITDIVTVGLYDASLPEGQEFQINKNIIWMEGSTKVPVSVCSGSCPPGTRKVLQKGKPICCYDCTACPEEEISNTADSADCLPCHMEFQPNAKRDTCIPKPIEFLSFQDILGIILATFSVLGACLTIITTAIFLRHRTSPIVRANNSELSFLLLISLTLCFLCSITFIGAPSEWSCMLRHTAFGITFVLCISCVLGKTIVVLMAFKARLPGSNVMKWFGPPQQRMTVMSFTFIQVLICTIWLVLSPPFPIKNLTAYKEKIILECALGSAVGFWAVLGYIGLLAAFCFVLAVLARKLPDNFNEAKLITFSMLIFCAVWITFIPAYVSSPGKFTVVVEIFAILASSFGLIMCIFAPKCFIILFKPEKNTKKHVLSKN, from the exons ATGCCTGAGCCAGTAAGATGCAAAGGGAG cataAATGCCGATGAGCTGCAGTTGTCACATGCAATGGTCTTTGCCATAGAAGAGATTAACAACAATACAGAGCTGCTGCCCGGAATCAGGCTTGGGTATCAGATCTATGACTCATGTGCATCAGTTTCCATGACAGTGCATTTGGCATTTCAGTTTTTGAATAACTTGGACCTTGTGTTTCACACTGGCAAAAACTGCTCCCAGTCAGGTATGGTGATGGCTGTTGTTGGTGAGTCTGGGTCTACGCCATCCATCAGCATGTCACGGATCATCAGTCCCTTTAACATTCCTCAA GTGAGCCCCTCTGCCACATGTACATGCTTGTCTAACAAGCAGCAGTACCCAAGTTTTTTCAGAACAATCCCCAGTGACCAGTTTCAAGCTGCTGCTCTAGCCAAGTTGATAAAACACTTTGACTGGACTTGGATAGGTGCTGTTCGGTCAGATTCGGATTATGGAAATAACGGCATAGCATCTTTTCTagaagcagcacagagagagggGATCTGTGTGGAATACTCTTTGTCCTTCTATCGGACCCACCCACATAGCAGGATTCAGAAAGTAGCAGATGTTATCCGCAG GTCAAAGGCTGTAGTTGTTGTGGCATTTGCATCTTCAGGAGACATGAAGATCCTGTTTGAGGAGTTATCACGTGAGCCTTTCCCACCTCGACAATGGATAGGCAGTGAGTCATGGGTGACCAACCCGGGATTAAGGAAGTACAGTTTTCTCGCTGGGACCATTGGATTTGGAATTCAGAAATCTGTAATCCCAGGTttcagaaacttcctgttgaaTCTCTCTTTTGCTCAAGTGGCTGTATCACCATTGCTTACTGAGTTCTGGGAGGATTCCTTCAACTGCACAATAAAAGAAA gtaattctgcaggaaagaaaGTATGTAATGGAACTGAAGATATAAAGACTCTCCAAACCCCGTACACTGATACATCTCAGCTTAGAATTAGTAACATGGTGTACAAGGCTGTGTATGCAATTGCACATGCCATTCATAATGCATTATGTCAGGGAAGAAATGTCACAGCTCAGTGTGACAAACTAACCAAATTACAGTCCAAGCAG ATTCTAACTGAGCTGAAGAAAGTAAATTTTTCCCGAAATGGATATGATGTGTCATTCGATACTAATGGGGATCCTGTGGCTATTTATGAGTTGGTTAACTGGCAGAAAACTATGGCTGGCATAACTGACATAGTGACTGTAGGGCTGTATGATGCATCACTGCCAGAGGGCCAGGAGTTCCAGATTAACAAAAACATCATCTGGATGGAGGGCAGCACGAAA GTGCCAGTGTCAGTGTGCAGTGGGAGTTGTCCTCCAGGAACTCGTAAAGTGCTGCAAAAAGGAAAACCCATTTGCTGCTATGACTGTACCGCATGTCCTGAGGAAGAGATTAGTAATACTGCAG ATTCTGCTGATTGTTTACCCTGCCACATGGAATTCCAGCCTAATGCAAAGAGAGACACTTGTATTCCTAAACCCAtagagtttctttcttttcaagaCATCCTAGGAATCATCCTGGCTACATTCTCAGTTCTTGGTGCTTGTCTGACTATTATCACAACTGCTATATTCTTACGTCACAGGACATCTCCAATTGTCCGAGCCAACAACTCTGAGCTGAGCTTCCTGCTGCTCATCTCACTGACTCTGTGTTTCTTATGTTCAATAACTTTCATTGGAGCGCCATCTGAGTGGTCCTGCATGCTGCGCCACACTGCATTTGGCATAACCTTTGTACTCTGTATCTCCTGTGTACTTGGGAAAACTATAGTGGTTTTAATGGCTTTTAAAGCCAGACTTCCAGGTAGTAATGTGATGAAATGGTTTGGTCCTCCACAACAAAGAATGACTGTTATGTCTTTCACCTTTATTCAAGTTTTAATATGTACGATTTGGTTGGTACTTAGCCCTCCATTCCCAATAAAAAATCTAACCGCATACAAGGAGAAAATCATCCTGGAATGTGCATTAGGCTCTGCTGTTGGCTTCTGGGCTGTGCTTGGTTACATAGGCCTACTTGCTgccttttgctttgttttagctgttttagCCCGCAAGTTACCTGATAATTTCAATGAAGCCAAGCTTATCACCTTCAGCATGCTGATATTCTGTGCAGTGTGGATCACCTTTATCCCAGCATATGTCAGCTCTCCTGGAAAGTTCACTGTGGTTGTAGAGATTTTTGCCATTCTGGCCTCCAGCTTTGGACTAATAATGTGTATATTTGCTCCAAAATGTTTTATCATATTGTTTAAGCCTGAGAAGAACACCAAGAAACATGTACTGAGCAAAAATTAA
- the LOC112435936 gene encoding extracellular calcium-sensing receptor-like translates to MPEPVRCKGSINADELQLSHAMVFAIEEINNNTELLPGIRLGYQIYDSCASVSMTVHLAFQFLNSLDLVFHTGKNCSQSGMVMAVVGESGSTPSISMSRIISPFNIPQVSPSATCTCLSNKQQYPSFFRTIPSDQFQAAALAKLIKHFDWTWIGAVRSDSDYGNNGIASFLEAAQREGICVEYSLSFYRTHPHSRIQKVADVIRRSKAVVVVAFASSGDMKILFEELSREPFPPRQWIGSESWVTNPGLRKYSFLAGTIGFGIQKSVIPGFRNFLLNLSFAQVAVSPLLTEFWEDSFNCTIKESNSAGKKVCNGTEDIKTLQTPYTDTSQLRISNMVYKAVYAIAHAIHNALCQGRNVTAQCDKLTKLQSKQILTELKKVNFSRNGYDVSFDTNGDPVAIYELVNWQKTMAGITDIVTVGLYDASLPEGQEFQINKNIIWMEGSTKVPVSVCSGSCPPGTRKVLQKGKPICCYDCTACPEGEISNTTDSADCLPCHMEFQPNAKRDTCIPKPIEFLSFQDILGIILATFSVLGACLTIITTAIFLRHRTSPIVRANNSELSFLLLISLTLCFLCSITFIGAPSEWSCMLRHTAFGITFVLCISCVLGKTIVVLMAFKARLPGSNVMKWFGPPQQRMTVMSFTFIQVLICTIWLVLSPPFPIKNLTAYKEKIILECALGSAVGFWAVLGYIGLLAAFCFVLAVLARKLPDNFNEAKLITFSMLIFCAVWITFIPAYVSSPGKFTVVVEIFAILASSFGLIMCIFAPKCFIILFKPEKNTKKHVLSKN, encoded by the exons ATGCCTGAGCCAGTAAGATGCAAAGGGAG cataAATGCCGATGAGCTGCAGTTGTCACATGCAATGGTCTTTGCCATAGAAGAGATTAACAACAATACAGAGCTGCTGCCCGGAATCAGGCTTGGGTATCAGATCTATGACTCATGTGCATCAGTTTCCATGACAGTGCATTTGGCATTTCAGTTTTTGAATAGCTTGGACCTTGTGTTTCACACTGGCAAAAACTGCTCCCAGTCAGGTATGGTGATGGCTGTTGTTGGTGAGTCTGGGTCTACGCCATCCATCAGCATGTCACGGATCATCAGTCCCTTTAACATTCCTCAA GTGAGCCCCTCTGCCACATGTACATGCTTGTCTAACAAGCAGCAGTACCCAAGTTTTTTCAGAACAATCCCCAGTGACCAGTTTCAAGCTGCTGCTCTAGCCAAGTTGATAAAACACTTTGACTGGACTTGGATAGGTGCTGTTCGGTCAGATTCGGATTATGGAAATAACGGCATAGCATCTTTTCTagaagcagcacagagagagggGATCTGTGTGGAATACTCTTTGTCCTTCTATCGGACCCACCCACATAGCAGGATTCAGAAAGTAGCAGATGTTATCCGCAG GTCAAAGGCTGTAGTTGTTGTGGCATTTGCATCTTCAGGAGACATGAAGATCCTGTTTGAGGAGTTATCACGTGAGCCTTTCCCACCTCGACAATGGATAGGCAGTGAGTCATGGGTGACCAACCCGGGATTAAGGAAGTACAGTTTTCTCGCTGGGACCATTGGATTTGGAATTCAGAAATCTGTAATCCCAGGTttcagaaacttcctgttgaaTCTCTCTTTTGCTCAAGTGGCTGTATCACCATTGCTTACTGAGTTCTGGGAGGATTCCTTCAACTGCACAATAAAAGAAA gtaattctgcaggaaagaaaGTATGTAATGGAACTGAAGATATAAAGACTCTCCAAACCCCGTACACTGATACATCTCAGCTTAGAATTAGTAACATGGTGTACAAGGCTGTGTATGCAATTGCACATGCCATTCATAATGCATTATGTCAGGGAAGAAATGTCACAGCTCAGTGTGACAAACTAACCAAATTACAGTCCAAGCAG ATTCTAACTGAGCTGAAGAAAGTAAATTTTTCCCGAAATGGATATGATGTGTCATTCGATACTAATGGGGATCCTGTGGCTATTTATGAGTTGGTTAACTGGCAGAAAACTATGGCTGGCATAACTGACATAGTGACTGTAGGGCTGTATGATGCATCACTGCCAGAGGGCCAGGAGTTCCAGATTAACAAAAACATCATCTGGATGGAGGGCAGCACGAAA GTGCCAGTGTCAGTGTGCAGTGGGAGTTGTCCTCCAGGAACTCGTAAAGTGCTGCAAAAAGGAAAACCCATTTGCTGCTATGACTGTACCGCATGTCCTGAGGGAGAGATTAGTAATACTACAG ATTCTGCTGATTGTTTACCCTGCCACATGGAATTCCAGCCTAATGCAAAGAGAGACACTTGTATTCCTAAACCCAtagagtttctttcttttcaagaCATCCTAGGAATCATCCTGGCTACATTCTCAGTTCTTGGTGCTTGTCTGACTATTATCACAACTGCTATATTCTTACGTCACAGGACATCTCCAATTGTCCGAGCCAACAACTCTGAGCTGAGCTTCCTGCTGCTCATCTCACTGACTCTGTGTTTCTTATGTTCAATAACTTTCATTGGAGCGCCATCTGAGTGGTCCTGCATGCTGCGCCACACTGCATTTGGCATAACCTTTGTACTCTGTATCTCCTGTGTACTTGGGAAAACTATAGTGGTTTTAATGGCTTTTAAAGCCAGACTTCCAGGTAGTAATGTGATGAAATGGTTTGGTCCTCCACAACAAAGAATGACTGTTATGTCTTTCACCTTTATTCAAGTTTTAATATGTACTATTTGGTTGGTACTTAGCCCTCCATTCCCAATAAAAAATCTAACCGCATACAAGGAGAAAATCATCCTGGAATGTGCATTAGGCTCTGCTGTTGGCTTCTGGGCTGTGCTTGGTTACATAGGCCTACTTGCTgccttttgctttgttttagctgttttagCCCGCAAGTTACCTGATAATTTCAATGAAGCCAAGCTTATCACCTTCAGCATGCTGATATTCTGTGCAGTGTGGATCACCTTTATCCCAGCATATGTCAGCTCTCCTGGAAAGTTCACTGTGGTTGTGGAGATTTTTGCCATTCTGGCCTCCAGCTTTGGACTAATAATGTGTATATTTGCTCCAAAATGTTTTATCATATTGTTTAAGCCCGAGAAGAACACCAAGAAACATGTACTGAGCAAAAATTAA